One window from the genome of Rhea pennata isolate bPtePen1 chromosome 16, bPtePen1.pri, whole genome shotgun sequence encodes:
- the SPO11 gene encoding meiotic recombination protein SPO11 — translation GKDGGAAPLPGGGTSLRSGCLAGRLDPSSPTSKEDHGLCSITVPSGNETGSQEASLSHHGSHVPSSEVLEAIENVILDVLTSLAKKQAPVLMLANRSDWRNIEFKDSVGLQMIPCCTTKKIRSDCSKSARKFALILKILSMIYKMVQSNTYATKRDIYYTDTLLFGSQSAVDNIIDDISCMLKIPRRSLHILSTTKGSVAGNLSYTEEDGTKVNCTCSATAVTVPSNVEGIKNLISHAKFMLIVEKDATFQRLLDDDFCNKLTPCIMITGRGVPDLNTRLLVRKLWDTFQIPIFTLMDADPHGIEIMCIYKYGSVSMSFEAHHLTVPSIKWIGLLPSDLKRLNICKDALIPFTKQDQNKLASIQKRPYVACQPMWKREMEIMAASKMKAEIQVLTSLSSDYLSRVYLPNKLQFGGWI, via the exons GAAGGCTGGATCCATCTTCACCAACCTCCAAGGAAGACCACGGGCTGTGCTCCATCACGGTGCCAAGTGGGAACGAGACTGGCTCCCAGGAAGCAAGTCTGTCTCATCATGGGAGCCATGTCCCCAG TTCTGAAGTTCTTGAAGCAATAGAAAATGTTATTCTAGATGTACTTACAAGTTTGGCCAAAAAACAAGCACCTGTGCTCATGTTGGCTAACAGATCAGATTGGAGGAATATAGA ATTTAAAGATTCTGTTGGTCTACAGATGATACCGTGTTGtaccacaaaaaaaataagaagtgaCTGCTCTAAGTCAGCACGAAAATTtg ctttgattCTCAAAATTTTATCTATGATCTATAAGATGGTGCAGAGCAATACTTATGCAACTAAAAG agATATATATTACACAGATACACTACTGTTTGGCAGCCAGAGTGCTGTGGACAATATAATCGATGACATTTCTTGCATGCTTAAAATACCCCGGAGAAGTCTACACATA ctgtctaCAACTAAAGGTTCTGTTGCTGGTAATTTAAGTTATACTGAGGAAGATGGTACAAAAGTGAATTGTACCTGTAGTGCAACA gCAGTCACTGTGCCGTCTAATGTTGAAGGAATTAAAA ATTTAATCTCACATGCAAAATTTATGCTTATTGTAGAAAAAGATGCAACTTTTCAGAGACTCTTGGATGATGACTTCTGCAACAAATTGACCCCATGTATAATGATTACG gGAAGAGGTGTACCAGATCTTAATACACGACTTTTGGTCAGAAAGCTGTGGGATACATTTCAAATTCCTATTTTCACCCTTATGGATGCTGATCCACATG GTATAGAAATAATGTGCATCTACAAATATGGATCTGTG TCAATGTCTTTTGAAGCCCATCATCTCACTGTTCCATCTATAAAGTGGATTGGTCTTCTTCCATCTGATCTCAAGAG attgaATATATGCAAAGATGCCCTGATTCCATTCACAAAACaagatcaaaataaattagcaaGTATACAAAAGAGACCTTATGTTGCTTGTCAGCCAATGTGGAAAAGAGAA aTGGAAATTATGGCAGCATCTAAAATGAAGGCTGAAATTCAAGTTTTAACTTCTCTTTCATCAGATTACCTTTCCAGAGTCTATTTACCAAACAAATTGCAATTTGGTGGCTGGATATGA